From Nonlabens sp. Ci31, the proteins below share one genomic window:
- a CDS encoding YbaB/EbfC family nucleoid-associated protein: protein MFGDMMGKLKETQQKVEETKKRMDTVLIDEQSSDGLLRVTVTASRKIKNIALAKELLEDKEQLEDYLVLVTNKALAKAEAIYEAEVAAVAKDGLPNIPGMDMFK, encoded by the coding sequence ATGTTCGGAGATATGATGGGTAAACTCAAAGAAACCCAACAAAAAGTAGAAGAAACTAAAAAGAGAATGGATACGGTATTGATAGACGAGCAATCTAGCGATGGCCTTTTAAGAGTTACCGTTACAGCAAGCCGCAAAATTAAAAACATCGCCCTTGCAAAAGAACTTTTGGAGGACAAAGAACAATTAGAAGATTATCTAGTGCTCGTAACTAATAAAGCACTTGCTAAAGCCGAAGCAATTTACGAGGCAGAAGTTGCTGCTGTTGCTAAAGATGGATTACCTAATATTCCGGGTATGGACATGTTTAAATAG
- a CDS encoding S9 family peptidase, which yields MAHQAPIAKKIPHVHDMHGHQRIDNYHWMTERDAPEVIDYLKKENEYYDAITQHTDTLKEDLFKEIKSRIKEDDESVPYLLNGYWYISKMETGESYPYFYRRKDGSEEKELLFNVNEMAIGHDFYNLTSLNISPDNKLVAYAVDTKGRREYTIHVKNLETGETFKTNLELTSGGSVWANDNKTLFFTRKDQQTLRSNKIFKYEIGQPASSNEMIFEEKDEIFNCFVYKSMSERFIMIKSSATLSDEVRYIDADLPDSDFKMVQERQPKMEYSVSHYQDSFYIMTNKDEATNFKIMRTAIATPEMENWEDFIAHDPDVLLEDFDLFENYFVVSDRFNGLNRIRIKAWDHTVDYFLPFDNETYTAFTSANFQFKTKKLRYNYNSMTMPPSVIEFDMETREEVILKTQPIEDPNFDPENYISERVWATAPDGVKVPISLVYRKDMKKADGNPMLQYGYGSYGSTIDPYFSISRLSLLDRGFIFAISHVRGGEYLGRQWYEGGKMFSKRNTFTDFIACSEYLIKEKYTSSNHLYASGGSAGGLLMGAIINMAPHLYNGILSAVPFVDVVTTMLDDSIPLTTGEYDEWGNPNTKESYEYMLSYSPYDQVIAQNYPHILVTTGYHDSQVQYWEPAKWVAKLREFKKDSNVVLFKTDLSSGHSGASGRYDALKEVAIDFAFLLDLENINS from the coding sequence ATGGCTCACCAAGCTCCGATTGCAAAGAAAATACCTCACGTTCATGACATGCATGGACATCAAAGAATTGATAATTACCACTGGATGACAGAGCGTGATGCTCCAGAAGTTATTGATTATTTAAAAAAAGAAAACGAGTATTACGATGCAATTACTCAACATACAGACACTTTAAAAGAAGATCTTTTTAAGGAAATAAAGTCTCGCATTAAGGAAGATGATGAGTCCGTTCCTTACCTATTAAACGGTTACTGGTATATAAGTAAAATGGAAACAGGTGAGAGTTACCCTTATTTTTACAGGCGTAAAGACGGCAGTGAGGAGAAAGAATTGCTTTTTAATGTCAATGAAATGGCAATAGGACATGATTTTTACAATCTTACTTCTTTAAATATATCACCAGATAATAAGCTCGTTGCCTATGCCGTGGATACTAAAGGTAGAAGAGAATACACGATACATGTAAAGAATCTAGAAACGGGTGAAACCTTTAAAACCAATTTAGAATTGACTTCAGGAGGCTCTGTATGGGCAAACGACAATAAAACACTCTTTTTTACGCGTAAAGATCAACAAACCTTGCGATCGAATAAAATCTTCAAATACGAAATAGGTCAACCAGCTTCTTCTAACGAGATGATCTTTGAGGAGAAAGATGAGATCTTCAATTGCTTTGTTTACAAGAGCATGTCAGAGCGTTTTATCATGATTAAATCTTCTGCCACTTTATCTGATGAAGTACGTTATATAGACGCAGATTTGCCAGACAGTGATTTTAAGATGGTTCAAGAACGCCAGCCAAAAATGGAATACAGTGTTTCTCATTATCAAGATAGTTTTTATATCATGACCAATAAAGATGAGGCCACTAACTTTAAAATCATGAGAACTGCCATAGCAACTCCAGAAATGGAAAATTGGGAGGATTTTATTGCTCATGACCCAGATGTGTTATTAGAAGATTTTGATCTTTTTGAGAATTACTTTGTTGTCTCAGATCGTTTTAATGGCTTGAATCGTATAAGAATCAAGGCTTGGGATCATACGGTAGATTACTTTTTACCATTTGATAACGAGACATATACCGCTTTTACCAGTGCTAATTTCCAGTTTAAAACGAAAAAATTACGCTACAACTATAACTCGATGACCATGCCGCCTTCGGTTATAGAATTTGATATGGAAACAAGGGAAGAGGTGATCTTAAAAACGCAACCCATAGAAGACCCCAACTTTGATCCAGAAAACTATATCTCTGAACGTGTATGGGCAACAGCCCCTGACGGTGTCAAAGTACCTATAAGCTTGGTTTATAGAAAGGATATGAAAAAAGCTGACGGGAACCCGATGTTGCAATATGGCTATGGGAGTTATGGGAGCACTATTGATCCTTACTTTTCTATTTCTAGATTGAGTTTGCTCGACCGTGGATTTATTTTTGCCATCTCACACGTCAGAGGAGGGGAATACTTAGGTAGGCAATGGTATGAAGGCGGAAAAATGTTTTCAAAGCGCAATACATTTACAGACTTTATAGCCTGTAGTGAATATTTAATTAAAGAAAAGTATACCTCATCGAACCATCTGTATGCTTCTGGGGGTAGCGCCGGCGGATTATTAATGGGAGCAATTATAAATATGGCACCTCATTTATATAACGGAATTTTAAGTGCCGTACCTTTTGTAGATGTAGTCACTACGATGCTGGACGATAGCATACCACTTACCACGGGAGAATACGACGAATGGGGAAATCCCAACACAAAAGAGAGTTATGAGTACATGTTGAGTTACTCTCCATACGATCAAGTAATTGCTCAGAATTATCCTCATATTCTGGTAACTACAGGTTATCACGATTCTCAAGTACAGTATTGGGAACCCGCAAAATGGGTAGCTAAGTTGAGAGAATTTAAAAAGGACTCCAATGTAGTGCT